The Dermacentor variabilis isolate Ectoservices chromosome 4, ASM5094787v1, whole genome shotgun sequence genome contains the following window.
TTTTCCGTACTTTTCTGTTCTTGGTATTGTTTTTTTGTTTAATCTGTGGctcttctttctttgtgtgtgcatgtgtttgcaTGGCTGTCTGCTGGTCACCAAGAATGAACATGCTGCAAGCCTCTGATTTGTGCACTGATTTTGTGCACCTTTAGTGTTGAGCTAATGTATCTCCTGCAGTGCTAAACATTATATCATGTCCAGCCACTTCGGAGTTAACCTCATCGTTTTCGTAATTGTATACTTTTATCTACATGTTTGTTAAGGCTATCCACGTCTTTTGTGCTCCTCGAAGGAAAGTGTGAAATGATAAAGATTTCGCATACTAAAAATGAACAAAGCAATACTGCACCAATATCTTACCACATTGAACAGTGCTATGTGTTTTAGATGTGAAAAAGAGATTTGCACAGTGTATTGTTGTAGTAAATGTGTCTGATACAGGACAGATGCTGCCTACAGAAATCTTATTTTACAGAGTATTATACAGAGGATAGCTGAGGGAATGAGTACCTGCCATAAAAGTAGAAATTCTAGAAATGATGCAGAATGCTTGACCAAGAGTAACTTTTCTCACTTCAGAACTGTATTGTGTAAGTGTTCTCTTTGTCATGGGTGGAACAGTACTGTGTTGTATCctgctttttttaaaaaagagGAGTTGCTCTTGTACAGTCAGTGGAAAGGGGGAGACGTCATGTGTATGATTTTGTGCTGCCAGAAAATAAGTTTTCGACTCGGGGATTTATGCTTGTGCAGCAGACTGCTTGTTTTGGCATTGGGCTTCGTATTTGTGAGATAGAAAACTTCCGAGCCTTTGAAAATATTGCCCTGGTTCAAGAACTGTGGCATTTAAAAAAATCTTTATTCAGCTCACAGTAACACACCCTTTGTGTTGCAATTGCATTATGTGTTTAATTCCTAAGTGAAGAATATCAAGGATGTGTTCAAGATATTGTACCAATTCCAGAAGGAAAAAGTTGgaataataaaaatattaatcGTGTAACAGTCTACCACAATGCACAATGTGATAAATCCTTGCTTTAAATGGTACGCTgcctttttattttatacactcagcTCGGCATCTCTAAGCATTATTTAGGTACCTGTACTATGATGATGTTACTGAAGATTTGGGCTGTCACACTTGGCTGCAGCAGCAGCCTACACTAATACTGCACTCTATCTTACCTTATGATTTATTACAATTCAATAAATTTTTGTTGGCATCATTATGTGTGTATTTCACAAACTTGGTCAACGAACAATCACAAGTAAATATATTGCAAAAATCATAAATGCTCAATTAGCCGGTCTGTTAGATGTGATTTATGTTCACCATCAATGCTTCTCAAGCGAAGAAAAAGCTGTTTAGCAGTACTATTCATGTTCTATTATATCTTTGGCATTTCATAATTATAGTTTTGTTCCTTCAAGTGAAAAGCATTAGGTAACCTGTCCTGTTTTCTTTGTGCAGTATCAACGCAGTCCCAGTGTCCAGCAACTGCGGATGGTGACAAGTCGCACCAGGAACGCCGCCACCACTGTAACTTCTGTGACTATAAGACTGATAAAATGTCCAGTTTTAAAGACCACATTAGGGTTCATACGGGCGAGCGGCCCTTTGCATGCAATTTGTGCCCTCAGAGATTCTCCCAAAGGTCTGCGCTGAAAGAACACCTGCGCGTCCATACAGGCGAGCGGTCATTCCAGTGCCCTTCATGTTGTCAGAAGTTCAAACAAAAGGTTAATCTGAAGCAACACCTGCGCGTCCACACAGgggagaagccatttcagtgcccttcttgCCCTCGGCACTTCACACAGAAGGTTGTTCTCAAGCAACACCTGCGCATCCACACGGGTGAGCGGCCGTTTCAGTGCCATTTATGCCCTCAGACCTTCGCACGTAGAAGCTACCTCAACACACACTTGAGCCACCATAAGCGTGAGTGACTACATTAATGCAGGTGCTGCTCACCCAGTTATGTAATGGCATGTTCGGCTAGTCATtttagatgatgatgatatgtagtgtttattggcgcaagggccaaagtCATTTTAGAGTCCTCTGTCAGTGCTAAGTCATGTAAGACAACTTTAACACTCTTGGTTTAATGGTGATAACACAGCATGGACAGTGTTATTTATGCAGTGAAGTTTAGTTACTATTGGTACAGGGATTATGTATACATATAACAAAAGCTCCAGCATACTTATACATAATAAAAAATGCTATGAAGCAGCTAAGCCAACTACCAGCTTCTGCAGCGTTTCTCTACCACCTCATTATCTTTGAACCTCGGGCACTGTTGTAGAGTAGTGTAGTAGAAGCACCACATAACACTAGCTTAATTACTTGATGCAGCATTCCCATACAGAACACTTAACTGACCAATCAAACATGCCGTAAGTAACAAACTCAAGGAACACATACATGACAACACAGTTGTGCGACCACACTTCTGCACTATCTGATCTAAATCCTTTGTGCAAGCCACTCACTTAAGCACACACATGAAGACACAGTACTGTTACACCATTAAGTAGGTCACCAGCTGTGTGGGTCTACTTAGTTTTAAATAGAGTTTGAAATGGAAGTCCACATAGGTGTGCAGTATGCTGCATAGAAGTCTGGTAAACCAAGAAGAACAAGTTTTATTGTACGCTCTTAGTATTTGTAGAACTGCTCAGTGACTTCGGAGAATGTTCTTGCACAATCTTACAAAT
Protein-coding sequences here:
- the LOC142579925 gene encoding uncharacterized protein LOC142579925 gives rise to the protein MAPGPTIGFVCLPRLLSTILRVKRLCQQCTKRGKPVAWPSNATSMCIVSTQSQCPATADGDKSHQERRHHCNFCDYKTDKMSSFKDHIRVHTGERPFACNLCPQRFSQRSALKEHLRVHTGERSFQCPSCCQKFKQKVNLKQHLRVHTGEKPFQCPSCPRHFTQKVVLKQHLRIHTGERPFQCHLCPQTFARRSYLNTHLSHHKRTNGTSEHRHGRWCSCKQRLHRAPA